In Spiroplasma chinense, a single window of DNA contains:
- the iolE gene encoding myo-inosose-2 dehydratase — MFKKEDIKIGVAPIAWTNDDLPELGGETPFETCISEMAEAGYEGCEVGNKYPKDPKVLKEVLAEKGLQVCNAWLSTFFTEGKIQETIDDFIKHRDFLYELGAKVIGVCEQGKSIQGLDKKLFKDKPYFTEQEWSWLFEGMNKIAELAEEKGMKVCFHEHNGTGVQTNEETIKLMENTNDNVYLLLDTGHVFYSEGTQEALEFLTKKYAKRIVHVHLKDVDMKVRQEVIDNELSFLDGVKKNMFVVPGKGSIDFEPIFKILSEAGYKGWFLVEAEGDPSINNPLENAKFARQFIKEKIGL, encoded by the coding sequence ATGTTTAAAAAAGAAGACATTAAAATTGGAGTTGCTCCAATTGCTTGAACAAACGATGACCTTCCAGAACTTGGCGGAGAAACTCCATTTGAAACTTGTATAAGTGAAATGGCAGAAGCCGGTTATGAAGGTTGTGAAGTTGGAAATAAATATCCAAAAGATCCAAAAGTTTTAAAAGAAGTATTAGCAGAAAAAGGATTACAAGTATGTAATGCATGACTAAGTACTTTCTTTACTGAAGGAAAAATACAAGAAACAATTGATGACTTTATTAAACATAGAGATTTTCTTTATGAACTTGGAGCAAAAGTTATTGGAGTATGTGAACAAGGTAAATCAATTCAAGGATTAGACAAAAAGTTATTTAAAGACAAACCATACTTTACAGAACAAGAATGAAGTTGATTGTTTGAAGGTATGAATAAAATTGCAGAACTAGCTGAAGAAAAAGGAATGAAAGTTTGTTTCCATGAACACAATGGAACAGGTGTACAAACTAACGAAGAAACAATTAAGTTAATGGAAAATACTAATGACAATGTTTACTTACTATTAGATACAGGACATGTATTTTATAGTGAAGGAACTCAAGAAGCATTAGAATTCTTAACAAAAAAATATGCAAAAAGAATTGTACACGTTCATTTAAAAGATGTTGATATGAAAGTTAGACAAGAAGTAATTGATAACGAATTAAGTTTCCTTGATGGTGTTAAAAAAAATATGTTTGTAGTTCCAGGAAAAGGAAGTATAGATTTCGAACCTATATTTAAAATTTTATCTGAAGCAGGTTATAAAGGTTGATTCTTAGTTGAAGCTGAAGGAGATCCTTCAATTAATAACCCACTTGAAAATGCAAAATTTGCAAGACAATTTATTAAAGAAAAAATAGGATTATAG
- a CDS encoding aldehyde dehydrogenase family protein, translating to MKDNYLTLEIKNLQEKYKNGILNFTNNMFMSNDNKKTLPVYCPLNGEVLSEVTDSDEKDLEEIVFAIEQKQKIWEGYTFKKRADIVYKYRNILIDNIDELSMSIHLENGKCLADAKAEVLKSIETVEFACSMPNIIAGRLEEVSTNVWAMDEARPLGIVSSITPFNFPAMVPHWTIAQAIVLGNSMILKPSEQTPITSQLIAKYWKQAGLPDGVFNLVNGGTKIVQAICDNPKIKAVSFVGSTKVAEIVYKRASGNLKRALTLGGAKNFITVLPDSPVNSTVRDLISSAYGMVGQRCMAASVIIAVDDFKIKDKLVEELNNMSVRPNADFTEGLSPVSSLAGVENIKKYIDFAKDSGAKILVNGLDFKPEKEFENGYYLGPTLIDWRGCEDKMSPDEIFGPVLEIVGASNLEEAIKIQNNSPYGNAASIFTGKGLEAFEAIKHFKAGMLGINIGVPVPREPMSFGGIKLSKFGFGDITGPSANQFWTDLVKVTMKWNPESKKDWLS from the coding sequence TTGAAAGATAACTATTTAACTTTAGAAATAAAAAATCTTCAGGAAAAATATAAGAACGGAATCTTAAACTTTACAAACAACATGTTTATGTCAAACGATAACAAAAAAACTTTACCAGTTTACTGCCCTTTAAATGGTGAGGTGCTATCTGAAGTAACAGATAGTGATGAAAAAGACTTAGAAGAAATTGTTTTTGCAATTGAACAAAAACAAAAAATTTGAGAAGGCTATACTTTCAAAAAAAGAGCAGACATAGTTTACAAATATAGAAATATTTTAATTGATAACATTGATGAACTTTCAATGTCTATTCACTTAGAAAATGGAAAATGTTTAGCAGATGCAAAAGCAGAAGTTTTGAAATCAATTGAAACAGTTGAGTTTGCATGTTCAATGCCAAACATTATTGCGGGAAGACTTGAAGAAGTTTCTACTAATGTGTGGGCAATGGATGAGGCAAGACCTTTAGGAATTGTTTCATCAATTACACCATTCAACTTCCCTGCAATGGTTCCACATTGAACAATTGCACAAGCAATTGTTCTTGGAAACTCAATGATTTTAAAACCATCAGAACAAACTCCAATTACTTCTCAGTTAATTGCGAAATATTGAAAACAAGCAGGGCTTCCTGATGGAGTATTCAACTTAGTAAATGGTGGAACAAAAATTGTTCAAGCCATTTGTGACAACCCAAAAATTAAAGCGGTTTCATTTGTTGGATCTACAAAAGTTGCAGAAATTGTTTATAAAAGAGCTAGTGGTAATTTAAAAAGAGCATTAACATTAGGTGGTGCTAAAAACTTTATCACTGTTCTTCCAGACAGTCCTGTAAATTCTACTGTAAGAGATTTAATCTCTTCAGCTTATGGAATGGTTGGACAACGTTGTATGGCAGCAAGTGTAATTATTGCAGTAGATGATTTTAAAATTAAAGATAAATTAGTAGAAGAACTAAACAACATGTCTGTAAGACCAAATGCTGATTTTACAGAAGGACTTTCACCAGTTTCAAGTTTAGCTGGTGTTGAAAACATTAAAAAATATATAGACTTTGCAAAAGATAGCGGAGCAAAAATTTTAGTTAATGGTTTAGACTTCAAACCTGAAAAAGAATTTGAAAATGGTTACTACTTAGGACCAACTTTAATTGATTGAAGAGGGTGTGAAGACAAAATGTCACCAGACGAAATCTTTGGACCTGTTTTGGAAATAGTGGGAGCAAGTAATTTAGAAGAAGCTATAAAAATTCAAAACAATTCTCCTTATGGAAATGCAGCATCAATATTTACAGGTAAAGGACTTGAAGCTTTCGAAGCTATCAAACACTTTAAAGCAGGGATGTTAGGAATAAATATTGGTGTACCAGTTCCAAGAGAACCAATGTCATTTGGTGGAATAAAACTTTCAAAATTTGGATTTGGAGATATTACAGGTCCAAG